A segment of the Silvanigrella paludirubra genome:
GATAAACTGGTAAAGAGCCATTTCAGGAGCTGGAATTCCTTTTCTAGGTTCTTCTACTTCTATTTGTCCACGAAGATATTTAAAAGCTAATGATATTTTATTCATTTCTTCATTGTTCTTAGATAACTTAGAACAAATAAATCCTATTTTATTAAAAATTAGAAAAACTGAAAATAAAAGAGAAAAAATAGCGAGTACAAGAAAAATTGTAAAACGATTTGAAGTGGATGATTCCAAAAAAAGAAGAGTAAAAAGAACACCAGAAAGAACTGAAAAAAACAAAACTAAAAAAATATGAGAAACGACCAAAAGCATTTGCCGCGTTTGGCTTGATTTTTCAACTTCTTCATTTGATGTTTTTTTGAAAGATTTACCTGAAGTATTTGTGTTCTGAAATTTTTTTTTCCGAACATACCAAGGCTCTAAATCATTTCGGTGCGACTGGATCATAGGTTCGTCCACTTTTTAAATAATAAGCTAAATAAAACAGAAATCATCTTATCAATTGTACCGTATACCTTACAAATAGGCAAAAAGATACAAAGTCAAGTTGTGAAGATTACAGGAGCATAGTCGATCACACGAATATCCTTCGATAATTTACCATTCCAGCTACTTAATTTTGCTTCTACCACAAGCTGAACTTCTATTCCTGTTTCTAAAAAACCTTCAAAGACATCGGCTAATCCAAAAGCAGTTAGCCAAGACTCTTTTCCTTGCTCTAAAAATAACACTTTTGCGTGATTTTGAGAAATATCTTTTCCCATTCTCTTTACATGAGCAACCGTCACAGGACCTACTAGCCATTTTGTACGCGGGTTTTCAATACCATAAGGTTCTAACTCTTCAAGCTTTGATAATAATGTTAAATCTAAAGACTCTAACGACAAAAGGCCATCAATATTTAATGGTGGCACCTTATCTTTACTTAAAATAAGCTCTTTAGCTTTATTTGCAAGATATTCTTTTAGCCAATCTAATTTTTCAGGAAGAATAGTGAGACCAACAGCATGATAATGTCCACCAAACGAAATAAATTGATCACGAACTTCATTTAAAACAGAAAATAAATTGAAGGAGTGGGTTGAACGTCCACTTCCTTTTAATTTTCCATCAATCGTTCCAAAAACAAGAACAGGACGATAAAATTTATCTAAAACTCGAGTCGCAACCAATCCAACAACACCAGGATGCCAGTCTTCTTTATGAAGCACCAAGGCATCAGGAATTTCGCTGCATGAATGGACTTGATCAAGAGCCTCTTGGGTAAATAATTTTTCTAACGTTTGTCTTTCCGCATTTTCTTGGTGCAAATGATGAGCCATTGAATAAGCCGCATCAGGATCATTTGTTGATAAAATTTCTACACTTCGTAAAGCATTGCCAAGCCTGCCAGCTGCATTTAATCTTGGTCCAATTTTAAAACCAATATCGACGGAGTCAATTTTAGTGTTTTCTTTCCATCCTGCGCATTTTAATAATTCATGAATACCAATTCGTTTTCCATCTTTGATATTTTGACTTAAAACTTCAAGACCAATTTTACATAAAATATGATTCACACCTGTCAAAGGAGCCATATCAGCAATGGTTCCAATAGCAACAAAATCAAGATAATTTTTTAGATTAATATCGCAAATCTGTCCTTGTTCTCTTATTATAATACGAATTGCTATCATTAAATAAAAAGCAACTCCAACACCTGCAAGCATGCGATAAGGAAACAAACAATCATTTTGTTTGGGATTCAAAATAGCAAATGCATTTGGTAATAGAGGAGGAATATCATGATGATCTGTTATAATAATATCTAATCCAAGATTGTTACCTTCTTCACAAGCTTGGACAGCAGATATTCCATTATCGACAGTAATAACTACTTTTGTCCCATTTAATGCTAATTTTTTTAATCCGATTACATTTAAACCATAACCTTCTAAAATACGATCTGGAATATAAACATCAACAGGATAACCTAACTCGGCAAAAAAGTTAGATAACATAGCACAAGAGGTTGTCCCATCTACATCGTAGTCACCAAAAATAGTTATTTTTTCCGATTTTTGAATTGCACAGATAATTCGTTCTGCGGCTTTTCGAATGTCTTTGAAATTCCAAGGTTCTGGTAATAATGCAAGCAGTGATGAACCTTCTGTTGGCTCTTTTCCGTCTAATAAATAATTCTTTTTTTTATTAAAATAATTGTTTAATTGGCTTGAATTTTCAGCAATAATTTCTTTTAATTTCCAAACGTAACGGCTTGTAGAACACAAGTAATTATTTTTAAAATTACTTGTGCCTTTATTAAGAAAGGAAATATTATCTATTTCCATTTATTTTTTTTCCTGAGGAATCTTTTTTCTGACATTTATTGGTGGAGCAAAATCTTTAGGTTTTTCAACCACTGCTTTTTCAGCATTATCTTTTTGTTTCCAGCCCAGTTTATTAAAGTAACTATCCATCATTAATGTAAGAGGTGCCGCAACATAAATAGAGGAATAAGTACCGACAATAACACCGACCAACATCGTAATTGCAAAATCTTCAATAGATCCTCCACCCATAATAGAAAGAACTAAAAGAGCTAAAATACCAGTTGTTGATGTCAAGATTGTACGATTCATCGTTTGGCTTATACTACGATTCACAACTTCTATCATAGGCATTTTAGGTTGATACAAACGAGTTTCACGGATTCGATCATATACAATAACCGTATCATTAATAGAATAACCAACAATAGTTAAAAATGCGGCAATGGATGTTGTTGTAAACGGACGACCTAATAGAGTCATAAAGCCAAGCGCAATAATGACGTTATGAATTAAACAAAGTACAGCTCCAGGTGAAAAACGAGCATCAAAACGAAAGGCGATATAAATTAATATCCCAATACAAGAAAGTAACAAAGCCATATATCCTTTGTACTCATCTTCTTTTCCAACTTTACCAGAGATATTTGTTACTGAAGCAATTTGAATTT
Coding sequences within it:
- the secF gene encoding protein translocase subunit SecF; protein product: MAFKIGNIQVFPHNYYFDFMKWRKVTVGISILLVVASLLIIGIKGLNYSIDFLGGAEIQVNILNKSLTREQIKEAVNKEGFAHAEVTAYGNLGSRKDNTEAYIIRIQREKGQDENATTTRADTLVNNLKSQFGAEKIQIASVTNISGKVGKEDEYKGYMALLLSCIGILIYIAFRFDARFSPGAVLCLIHNVIIALGFMTLLGRPFTTTSIAAFLTIVGYSINDTVIVYDRIRETRLYQPKMPMIEVVNRSISQTMNRTILTSTTGILALLVLSIMGGGSIEDFAITMLVGVIVGTYSSIYVAAPLTLMMDSYFNKLGWKQKDNAEKAVVEKPKDFAPPINVRKKIPQEKK
- the recJ gene encoding single-stranded-DNA-specific exonuclease RecJ, with the protein product MEIDNISFLNKGTSNFKNNYLCSTSRYVWKLKEIIAENSSQLNNYFNKKKNYLLDGKEPTEGSSLLALLPEPWNFKDIRKAAERIICAIQKSEKITIFGDYDVDGTTSCAMLSNFFAELGYPVDVYIPDRILEGYGLNVIGLKKLALNGTKVVITVDNGISAVQACEEGNNLGLDIIITDHHDIPPLLPNAFAILNPKQNDCLFPYRMLAGVGVAFYLMIAIRIIIREQGQICDINLKNYLDFVAIGTIADMAPLTGVNHILCKIGLEVLSQNIKDGKRIGIHELLKCAGWKENTKIDSVDIGFKIGPRLNAAGRLGNALRSVEILSTNDPDAAYSMAHHLHQENAERQTLEKLFTQEALDQVHSCSEIPDALVLHKEDWHPGVVGLVATRVLDKFYRPVLVFGTIDGKLKGSGRSTHSFNLFSVLNEVRDQFISFGGHYHAVGLTILPEKLDWLKEYLANKAKELILSKDKVPPLNIDGLLSLESLDLTLLSKLEELEPYGIENPRTKWLVGPVTVAHVKRMGKDISQNHAKVLFLEQGKESWLTAFGLADVFEGFLETGIEVQLVVEAKLSSWNGKLSKDIRVIDYAPVIFTT